A single Sphingopyxis chilensis DNA region contains:
- a CDS encoding thiamine pyrophosphate-dependent enzyme, producing the protein MDAAQAVHEKFLAALAAGKLPDRAGAPDPAAAGLSRRDATDIFLSQLTSRQMDRLSRHLQARGEGFYTIGSSGHEGNAAVAAALRVTDMAFLHYRSNAFQLHRARQLPGGTPTWDMLLSFAASSEDPISGGRHKVIGSKPLNIPPQTSTIASHLPKAVGAAFSIGIARRQGLTGCALPDDAVVLASFGDASANHSTAQGAFNTAGWSAFQGSPMPLIFLCEDNGIGISTRTPTGWIEAQFRHRAGLHYIKCDGTDLVSAYAGAAEAADHARRYRKPVFLHMATVRLYGHAGSDVQGAYLPKALIESDEARDPLLAGAALMDAHGWMSRAEIVEAYEETGATLARQAEAAIQRPKITTPAHVMHSLIPPKREVARPNTPSPEDRKAMFGSDAAQMDKPMHMARLLSWALADLMLAHKEIAVMGEDVGPKGGVYNVTAKLHQRFGSARVVNTLLDEQAILGLAIGMAHNGFVPMPEIQFLAYVHNAEDQIRGEAATLSFFSDGQYTNPMVIRIAGLGYQKGFGGHFHNDNSLAVFRDIPGVILAVPSNGRDAVAMLRECVRLAREEQRVVVFVEPIALYMTRDLHEEGDGLWTSVYEAPGEGEPIGLGDVGVHGEGSDLAIVTYGNGYYLSRQAEKLLAADGVKARVIDLRWLGPVDEDKLVAAVGDAKRILIVDECRITGSQSEALMATFVERTPDKKLKRIAADDSFIPLGRAATLTLPSRDSIYAAAKELLA; encoded by the coding sequence GTGGACGCGGCGCAGGCGGTACATGAGAAATTCCTCGCGGCGCTGGCGGCGGGCAAGCTTCCCGATCGCGCGGGCGCGCCCGATCCCGCCGCCGCCGGCCTGTCACGCCGCGACGCCACCGACATTTTCCTGTCGCAGTTGACGAGCCGCCAGATGGACCGGCTATCGCGCCATCTGCAGGCGCGCGGCGAAGGCTTTTACACGATCGGTTCGTCGGGGCACGAAGGCAATGCCGCGGTCGCGGCGGCGCTCCGCGTCACCGACATGGCGTTCCTTCACTATCGCTCGAACGCGTTCCAGCTCCACCGCGCGCGCCAGCTTCCGGGCGGCACCCCGACGTGGGACATGCTGCTGAGCTTCGCCGCATCGAGCGAGGATCCGATCTCGGGCGGGCGGCACAAGGTGATCGGATCGAAACCGCTGAACATTCCGCCGCAAACCTCGACGATCGCCTCGCACCTGCCCAAGGCCGTGGGCGCGGCCTTTTCGATCGGTATCGCGCGGCGTCAGGGCCTGACCGGTTGCGCGTTGCCCGACGACGCCGTCGTGCTGGCCAGCTTCGGCGATGCTTCGGCAAACCATTCGACCGCGCAAGGCGCGTTCAACACCGCGGGTTGGTCGGCGTTCCAGGGGTCGCCGATGCCGCTGATCTTCCTTTGCGAGGATAATGGGATCGGCATCTCGACGCGCACGCCGACGGGCTGGATCGAGGCGCAGTTCCGCCACCGCGCGGGGCTTCATTATATCAAATGCGACGGCACCGACCTCGTCTCGGCCTATGCCGGCGCCGCCGAGGCCGCCGATCATGCGCGGCGTTATCGCAAGCCGGTCTTCCTCCACATGGCGACCGTGCGGCTCTACGGCCACGCCGGCTCGGACGTGCAGGGCGCCTATCTGCCCAAGGCGCTGATCGAATCCGACGAGGCGCGCGATCCATTGCTTGCGGGTGCGGCGCTGATGGACGCGCACGGCTGGATGTCGCGCGCCGAGATCGTCGAGGCCTATGAAGAGACTGGCGCGACGCTGGCGCGGCAGGCCGAGGCGGCGATCCAGCGGCCCAAGATCACGACGCCCGCGCATGTAATGCACAGCCTGATCCCGCCGAAGCGCGAGGTGGCGCGGCCCAACACACCGTCTCCCGAAGACCGCAAGGCGATGTTCGGCAGCGACGCCGCGCAGATGGACAAGCCGATGCACATGGCGCGGCTCCTCTCCTGGGCGCTGGCCGACCTGATGCTCGCGCACAAGGAAATCGCCGTCATGGGCGAGGATGTCGGGCCGAAGGGCGGCGTCTACAACGTCACGGCAAAGCTCCACCAGCGCTTCGGATCGGCGCGCGTCGTCAATACCTTGCTCGACGAACAGGCGATCCTCGGGCTCGCGATCGGCATGGCGCACAACGGCTTTGTCCCGATGCCCGAGATCCAGTTCCTCGCCTATGTCCACAATGCCGAGGACCAGATCCGCGGCGAGGCGGCGACGCTCAGCTTCTTCTCCGACGGCCAATATACCAACCCGATGGTCATCCGCATCGCGGGGCTTGGCTATCAAAAGGGCTTCGGCGGCCATTTCCACAACGACAACAGCCTCGCGGTCTTTCGCGACATTCCGGGCGTCATCCTCGCGGTGCCGTCGAACGGCCGCGACGCGGTCGCGATGCTCCGCGAATGTGTGCGGCTGGCGCGCGAGGAACAGCGCGTCGTCGTCTTCGTCGAGCCGATCGCGCTCTATATGACCCGCGACCTGCACGAAGAAGGCGATGGGCTGTGGACGAGCGTCTATGAAGCGCCCGGCGAGGGCGAGCCGATCGGCCTCGGCGACGTCGGCGTTCATGGCGAGGGCAGCGACCTGGCCATCGTGACCTACGGCAATGGTTATTATCTCTCGCGGCAGGCGGAGAAATTGCTCGCCGCCGATGGCGTGAAGGCGCGCGTGATCGACTTGCGCTGGCTCGGACCCGTCGACGAGGACAAGCTCGTCGCCGCCGTCGGCGACGCGAAACGCATCCTGATCGTCGACGAATGCCGCATCACCGGATCGCAGAGCGAGGCGCTGATGGCGACATTTGTCGAGCGCACGCCGGACAAGAAGCTGAAGCGCATCGCCGCCGACGACAGCTTCATCCCGCTGGGCAGGGCCGCGACTCTGACATTGCCGAGCCGCGATTCCATCTATGCCGCCGCAAAGGAGTTGCTGGCATGA